A window from Temnothorax longispinosus isolate EJ_2023e chromosome 1, Tlon_JGU_v1, whole genome shotgun sequence encodes these proteins:
- the Mpv17 gene encoding mitochondrial inner membrane protein Mpv17 isoform X1, with the protein MWSIKRLYQRTLSKYPMGTQAVQAGKQQFIYNACTPTHHAEEKRLHGILMGLGDQIAQNFINDTQKIDFVRTMQFTGIGLCISGPTTTTWYRVLDKYIGSKGPSVVIKKLACDQLLFAPTFIAVLLVAIGICQKKDIEGIKIKLANEYSDILTNNYKLWPMVQLVNFSLVPLHYQTLVVQSVALLWNSYISYRTSLDKQ; encoded by the exons ATGTGGAGTATAAAGAGACTCTATCAAAGAACATTGAGTAAATACCCTATGGGCACGCAAGCGGTGCAAGCTGGtaaacaacaatttatttataatgcatGCACGCCCACGCATCACGCAGAAGAAAAACGTTTACACG GAATATTAATGGGACTCGGTGATCAGATCGCCCAGAATTTCATAAACGATACGCAAAAGATTGATTTTGTACGCACAATGCAATTCACTGGGATCGGTTTGTGTATAAGT ggTCCAACAACGACAACGTGGTATAGggttttagataaatatataggcTCTAAAGGTCCCTCTGTTGTAATTAAAAAGCTTGCTTGCGACCAATTGCTCTTTGCACCTACATTCATAGCGGTTTTACTAGTCGCTATTGGTATTTGCCAGAAGAAAGATATCGagggaattaaaattaaactggCAAACGAATATAGTGATATCTTGACGAATAATTACAAG CTGTGGCCTATGGTACAACTTGTGAACTTTTCTCTGGTACCTTTGCATTATCAAACTCTAGTTGTACAGTCGGTCGCTCTATTGTGGAACAGCTATATTTCGTATAGAACAAGTTTGGATaaacaataa
- the Rplp0 gene encoding large ribosomal subunit protein uL10, with protein sequence MGREDKATWKSNYFTKLVQLLDDYPKCFIVGADNVGSKQMQQIRMSLRGNAVVLMGKNTMMRKAIRGHIERNAALEKLLPHIRGNVGFVFTRGDLIEVRDKLLENKVRAPARAGAIAPLSVIIPAQNTGLGPEKTSFFQALSIPTKISKGTIEIINDVHILKPGDKVGASEATLLNMLNISPFSYGLLVEQVYDSGTIFAPEILDIKPEDLREKFMAGVANLASVCLAIGYPTVASAPHSIANGFKNLLAIAAVTDVEFAEAATIKEYIKDPSKFAAAAAAVAAPAAAAADAPAAEKKEEKKEESESEDDDMGFGLFD encoded by the exons ATGGGTAGGGAGGATAAAGCGACATGGAAGTCAAATTACTTCACCAAACTTGTT cAACTTCTGGACGATTACCCCAAGTGCTTCATCGTGGGCGCAGACAATGTCGGCTCGAAGCAGATGCAACAAATTCGTATGTCGCTCCGTGGAAACGCGGTTGTCCTGATGGGCAAAAACACCATGATGAGAAAAGCGATCCGTGGTCATATAGAACGTAACGCGGCACTGGAGAAATTACTGCCTCACATCCGCGGTAATGTCGGATTTGTTTTCACCCGGGGTGATCTGATCGAAGTGAGGGACAAGCTGCTGGAGAACAAAGTACGCGCACCGGCCAGGGCAGGAGCCATCGCGCCCTTGAGCGTTATCATCCCCGCGCAGAACACTGGACTCGGTCCCGAAAAGACTTCGTTCTTCCAAGCTTTGAGTATCCCGACCAAGATCTCCAAGGGTACTATTGAAATTATA aatgacGTCCATATCCTCAAGCCTGGCGACAAGGTGGGAGCTTCCGAGGCCACGCTCTTGAACATGCTGAACATCTCTCCTTTCTCATATGGATTACTCGTCGAACAAGTATACGATTCCGGCACTATCTTCGCGCCCGAGATTCTAGACATCAAACCCGAGGATCTACGTGAGAAATTCATGGCCGGAGTTGCAAACTTGGCTTCGGTTTGCTTGGCGATTGGCTATCCTACGGTCGCTAGCGCGCCGCACAGCATCGCGAACGGCTTCAAGAACCTGCTGGCCATCGCTGCTGTTACCGATGTTGAATTCGCGGAAGCTGCCACCATCAAGGAGTACATCAAG GATCCGAGCAAGttcgccgctgccgccgccgctgtAGCAGCCCCAGCTGCCGCCGCTGCCGACGCTCCTGCTGcagagaagaaggaggagaagaaggaagaatcCGAATCGGAGGACGACGACATGGGTTTCGGACTGTTCGACTAA
- the Gclc gene encoding glutamate--cysteine ligase isoform X1, producing the protein MGLLSEGSPLSWEETKKLSDHVRKHGVIQFINLYKRLRDRQGDVLKWGDEVEYILVKFDDDAKTAKLSLRAVEILRILNEKENEDPDNVKSLWRPEYGAYMIEGTPGKPYGGLLAHFNVVEANMRYRRQEATKLLQPNEVLMSLTVFPRVGASDFTDPVTHPTPNTGASRSLFFPDEAIYPGHPRFKTLTRNIRERRQEKVAINIPNPFPVYKDENVPLLFKEDLGSKGDDGSSSKAAKDNHIYMDAMGFGMGCCCLQLTFQACNIEEARTLYDQLTPLCPIMLALTAASPFYRGYVSDVDCRWNVISSSVDCRTQEERGLKPLKENKFRISKSRYDSIDSYLSEQGEKYNDVPLTYDDEIYKQLLDNEIDHLLAQHIAHLFIRDSVSLFSEKIHQNDLEDTDHFENIQSTNWQTMRFKPPPPNSSIGWRVEFRPCEVQITDFENAAIVCFTVLLTRVILSYKLNLLIPISKVDQNMVRAQKRDAVKVEKFWFRRDITSDIKSDNTQLEYTEFTINEIINGKNGVFPGLVPLVNSYLANMNVDADTHCTIQRYLKLIQKRASGELLTTAAWLRKEVTSHAEYKHDAVITQRINYDLLKKIDSIVSSDISCPELLGQCVSSKTTDTIPAAVAKAEKCSTTNC; encoded by the exons ATGGGCCTGCTCTCCGAGGGAAGCCCGCTGAGCTGGGAGGAAACGAAGAAGCTGTCCGATCACGTGCGCAAGCATGGGGTTATCCAGTTTATTAACCTGTACAAGAGGCTCCGGGACAGGCAGGGAGACGTTCTCAAGTGGGGCGACGAG GTAGAATATATACTCGTAAAGTTCGACGATGATGCAAAAACTGCAAAGCTTAGTTTAAGAGCTGTGGAAATATTAAGAATCttaaatgagaaagaaaacgaAGATCCAGA TAATGTAAAGTCACTGTGGAGACCAGAATACGGCGCTTATATGATCGAGGGAACTCCAGGAAAACCGTATGGAGGATTATTAGCTCATTTTAACGTTGTCGAAGCTAATATGCGCTATCGAAGGCAAGAGGCAACAAAATTACTCCAACCTAATGAAGTCTTGATGTCACTAACTGTTTTCCCAAG AGTAGGAGCTTCTGATTTTACCGATCCTGTTACTCATCCGACACCCAATACTGGTGCCTCTAGGAGTTTGTTTTTCCCCGATGAAGCTATATATCCCGGTCACCCACGTTTCAAGACATTGACCAGGAACATTAGGGAACGACGTCAAGAAAAAGTTGCTATAAACATTCCTA ATCCTTTTCCAGTTTACAAAGACGAAAATGTGCCACTGTTATTCAAAGAAGATCTTGGCAGCAAGGGAGACGACGGGTCCTCATCAAAGGCAGCTAAAGataatcacatttatatgGACGCAATGGGTTTTGGGATGGGATGCTGTTGTTTGCAACTTACCTTTCAGGCATGTAACATAGAAGAAGCAAGAACGTTATACGACCAACTGACACCCTTATGTCCAATCATG TTGGCTTTAACCGCTGCCAGTCCATTTTATCGAGGCTATGTAAGTGATGTTGATTGTCGATGGAACGTCATATCTTCGTCGGTGGACTGCAGGACGCAAGAAGAACGTGGATTGAAACCTCTCAAAGAGAACAAGTTTAGGATCAGTAAGTCTAGGTACGATTCTATCGATTCGTATCTCAGCGAACAGGGTGAAAAATACAACGATGTCCCTTTGACGTACGATGACGAGATATATAAACAACTTTTGGATAATGAAATTGATCACCTGCTTGCGCAACACATAGCTCATTTGTTTATCAGAGATAGTGTCTccttattttccgaaaaaatcCATCAGAATGATCTGGAAGATACTGATCACTTTGAG AATATACAGTCTACGAACTGGCAAACTATGCGCTTTAAACCACCACCGCCAAACTCGTCTATCGGTTGGCGCGTAGAATTCCGTCCATGCGAAGTTCAAATCACGGACTTCGAAAATGCCGCGATAGTTTGTTTCACGGTACTATTGACGAGAGTCATTCTGAGTTACAAGCTGAACCTTTTAATCCCGATCAGTAAGGTTGATCAAAATATGGTCAGGGCTCAGAAAAGGGATGCAGTAAAAGTAGAGAAATTTTGGTTTCGTCGTGATATTACCTCCGACATAAAGTCTGACAACACTCAATTGGAATACACCGAGTTTACGATCAATGAAATTATCAATGGAAAG AATGGCGTTTTCCCTGGTCTTGTGCCACTTGTAAACTCGTATCTAGCTAACATGAATGTAGACGCTGATACACACTGCACTATCCAAAGATACCTAAAATTAATACAGAAACGAGCTTCTGGTGAGCTTTTAACAACTGCCGCATGGCTGAGAAAAGAAGTCACTTCGCATGCTGAATACAA gCACGATGCTGTAATAACACAGCGCATCAATTACGATCtactaaagaaaattgatagcATCGTCTCCAGCGATATATCGTGTCCGGAATTACTCGGACAGTGTGTATCGTCTAAAACTACCGATACCATACCTGCTGCCGTAGCTAAAGCGGAAAAGTGTTCAACAACAAATTGTTAA
- the LOC139825129 gene encoding uncharacterized protein, with the protein MVSIERTAMIIFGLALFVTSGSALRCWVCSSNVNVMCNDPMNTTDHQAAFHVRTCDPGPYGSSKPICRKIVKREYGDRIIIRQCSTPYHDEMEITNGQCGNSLTQPGRDVIESCHICSTDLCNSATDASAMRLLYVATMILLACTFHQSKYVL; encoded by the exons ATGGTCTCCATCGAGCGCACGGCGATGATCATCTTCGGGCTAGCCCTTTTCGTAACTTCGG GTTCCGCCTTACGATGCTGGGTATGCTCGTCCAACGTAAATGTCATGTGCAATGACCCGATGAACACTACAGATCACCAGGCTGCGTTCCACGTAAGGACTTGCGACCCAGGCCCTTACGGTTCCTCAAAACCCATCTGCCGCAAAATCGTCAAACGAG AATACGGCGATCGGATTATCATACGCCAGTGCTCCACTCCGTATCATGACGAAATGGAAATCACCAACGGCCAGTGCGGCAACTCCCTGACACAGCCAGGACGTGATGTAATCGAGTCCTGCCACATCTGCAGCACCGATTTGTGCAATTCCGCGACGGATGCCTCCGCGATGAGGCTGCTCTACGTCGCCACGATGATACTTCTTGCCTGCACTTTCCACCAGTCGAAATACGTTCTTTAA
- the LOC139825132 gene encoding mitochondrial import inner membrane translocase subunit Tim10 B, giving the protein MDALQLRNFKDFLLLYNQISEMCFKKCANTFLSREITSDEELCVNNCAQKYIHANHKIMEIFMEVQPIMVRKRIEEITTAQTALEASQQTELEQSQQLKVEQNPQ; this is encoded by the exons ATGGATGCGTTACAGCTAAGAAAT TTTAAGGATTTTCTTCTGCTCTACAACCAGATATCTGAGATGTGTTTCAAGAAATGTGCGAACACTTTTCTCTCTCGAGAAATTACCTCCGACGAA GAGCTCTGCGTAAATAACTGCGCGCAGAAATACATCCACGCTAATCATAAGATAATGGAAATATTCATGGAGGTGCAACCCATAATGGTGCGCAAACGGATAGAGGAAATAACCACAGCGCAGACGGCGTTAGAAGCAAGTCAACAAACGGAGTTGGAACAAAGTCAACAGCTCAAAGTGGAACAGAACCcacaataa
- the Gclc gene encoding glutamate--cysteine ligase isoform X3, producing MIEGTPGKPYGGLLAHFNVVEANMRYRRQEATKLLQPNEVLMSLTVFPRVGASDFTDPVTHPTPNTGASRSLFFPDEAIYPGHPRFKTLTRNIRERRQEKVAINIPNPFPVYKDENVPLLFKEDLGSKGDDGSSSKAAKDNHIYMDAMGFGMGCCCLQLTFQACNIEEARTLYDQLTPLCPIMLALTAASPFYRGYVSDVDCRWNVISSSVDCRTQEERGLKPLKENKFRISKSRYDSIDSYLSEQGEKYNDVPLTYDDEIYKQLLDNEIDHLLAQHIAHLFIRDSVSLFSEKIHQNDLEDTDHFENIQSTNWQTMRFKPPPPNSSIGWRVEFRPCEVQITDFENAAIVCFTVLLTRVILSYKLNLLIPISKVDQNMVRAQKRDAVKVEKFWFRRDITSDIKSDNTQLEYTEFTINEIINGKNGVFPGLVPLVNSYLANMNVDADTHCTIQRYLKLIQKRASGELLTTAAWLRKEVTSHAEYKHDAVITQRINYDLLKKIDSIVSSDISCPELLGQCVSSKTTDTIPAAVAKAEKCSTTNC from the exons ATGATCGAGGGAACTCCAGGAAAACCGTATGGAGGATTATTAGCTCATTTTAACGTTGTCGAAGCTAATATGCGCTATCGAAGGCAAGAGGCAACAAAATTACTCCAACCTAATGAAGTCTTGATGTCACTAACTGTTTTCCCAAG AGTAGGAGCTTCTGATTTTACCGATCCTGTTACTCATCCGACACCCAATACTGGTGCCTCTAGGAGTTTGTTTTTCCCCGATGAAGCTATATATCCCGGTCACCCACGTTTCAAGACATTGACCAGGAACATTAGGGAACGACGTCAAGAAAAAGTTGCTATAAACATTCCTA ATCCTTTTCCAGTTTACAAAGACGAAAATGTGCCACTGTTATTCAAAGAAGATCTTGGCAGCAAGGGAGACGACGGGTCCTCATCAAAGGCAGCTAAAGataatcacatttatatgGACGCAATGGGTTTTGGGATGGGATGCTGTTGTTTGCAACTTACCTTTCAGGCATGTAACATAGAAGAAGCAAGAACGTTATACGACCAACTGACACCCTTATGTCCAATCATG TTGGCTTTAACCGCTGCCAGTCCATTTTATCGAGGCTATGTAAGTGATGTTGATTGTCGATGGAACGTCATATCTTCGTCGGTGGACTGCAGGACGCAAGAAGAACGTGGATTGAAACCTCTCAAAGAGAACAAGTTTAGGATCAGTAAGTCTAGGTACGATTCTATCGATTCGTATCTCAGCGAACAGGGTGAAAAATACAACGATGTCCCTTTGACGTACGATGACGAGATATATAAACAACTTTTGGATAATGAAATTGATCACCTGCTTGCGCAACACATAGCTCATTTGTTTATCAGAGATAGTGTCTccttattttccgaaaaaatcCATCAGAATGATCTGGAAGATACTGATCACTTTGAG AATATACAGTCTACGAACTGGCAAACTATGCGCTTTAAACCACCACCGCCAAACTCGTCTATCGGTTGGCGCGTAGAATTCCGTCCATGCGAAGTTCAAATCACGGACTTCGAAAATGCCGCGATAGTTTGTTTCACGGTACTATTGACGAGAGTCATTCTGAGTTACAAGCTGAACCTTTTAATCCCGATCAGTAAGGTTGATCAAAATATGGTCAGGGCTCAGAAAAGGGATGCAGTAAAAGTAGAGAAATTTTGGTTTCGTCGTGATATTACCTCCGACATAAAGTCTGACAACACTCAATTGGAATACACCGAGTTTACGATCAATGAAATTATCAATGGAAAG AATGGCGTTTTCCCTGGTCTTGTGCCACTTGTAAACTCGTATCTAGCTAACATGAATGTAGACGCTGATACACACTGCACTATCCAAAGATACCTAAAATTAATACAGAAACGAGCTTCTGGTGAGCTTTTAACAACTGCCGCATGGCTGAGAAAAGAAGTCACTTCGCATGCTGAATACAA gCACGATGCTGTAATAACACAGCGCATCAATTACGATCtactaaagaaaattgatagcATCGTCTCCAGCGATATATCGTGTCCGGAATTACTCGGACAGTGTGTATCGTCTAAAACTACCGATACCATACCTGCTGCCGTAGCTAAAGCGGAAAAGTGTTCAACAACAAATTGTTAA
- the Mpv17 gene encoding mitochondrial inner membrane protein Mpv17 isoform X2: MWSIKRLYQRTLSKYPMGTQAVQAGILMGLGDQIAQNFINDTQKIDFVRTMQFTGIGLCISGPTTTTWYRVLDKYIGSKGPSVVIKKLACDQLLFAPTFIAVLLVAIGICQKKDIEGIKIKLANEYSDILTNNYKLWPMVQLVNFSLVPLHYQTLVVQSVALLWNSYISYRTSLDKQ, encoded by the exons ATGTGGAGTATAAAGAGACTCTATCAAAGAACATTGAGTAAATACCCTATGGGCACGCAAGCGGTGCAAGCTG GAATATTAATGGGACTCGGTGATCAGATCGCCCAGAATTTCATAAACGATACGCAAAAGATTGATTTTGTACGCACAATGCAATTCACTGGGATCGGTTTGTGTATAAGT ggTCCAACAACGACAACGTGGTATAGggttttagataaatatataggcTCTAAAGGTCCCTCTGTTGTAATTAAAAAGCTTGCTTGCGACCAATTGCTCTTTGCACCTACATTCATAGCGGTTTTACTAGTCGCTATTGGTATTTGCCAGAAGAAAGATATCGagggaattaaaattaaactggCAAACGAATATAGTGATATCTTGACGAATAATTACAAG CTGTGGCCTATGGTACAACTTGTGAACTTTTCTCTGGTACCTTTGCATTATCAAACTCTAGTTGTACAGTCGGTCGCTCTATTGTGGAACAGCTATATTTCGTATAGAACAAGTTTGGATaaacaataa
- the Arfip gene encoding arfaptin-2 isoform X2: MSQITVTPSGMERSIHEMLKDAPSLNESDSAVHTGTPPPHVPNNCSSEAHPRPATINLNLGSPTTQISVAVSPGTPVQNGDTQTMRTTQSKIESLKNWSISTYKCTKQLMYERLGKTSRTVDFELETQIELLRDTQRKYCNVLRLSRALASHFHHVVQTQHALGEAFSELAQKSPELQEEFLYNSETQRNLTKNGETLLGALNFFVSSVNTLCNKTIEDTLLTVRQYETARIEYDAYRTDLEALVQATKSDSNNAARLEEAQASYEGHKQNFEKLRSDVSIKLKFLDENRIKVMHKQLLLFHNAVSAYFSGNQTALEATLKQFNIKVKSPNSTLPSWLEQ, translated from the exons ATGTCCCAGATTACGGTCACGCCAAGTGGGATGGAGCGCAGTATTCACGAAATGTTGAAGGACGCACCCTCCCTAAACGAGAGCGACAGCGCTGTGCACACCGGGACCCCGCCGCCTCACGTACCGAACAATTGCAGCAGTGAGGCCCATCCGAGACCAGCCACCATAAACCTGAACCTGGGAAGTCCTACGACTCAGATCT CGGTCGCGGTCTCGCCTGGCACGCCGGTTCAGAATGGCGACACGCAAACCATGCGCACCACCCAGAGCAAAATTGAGAGTCTGAAGAATTGGAGTATCTCCACGTACAAATGTACCAAGCAATTGATGTACGAGAGATTAGGGAAAACGTCGCGTACCGTAGACTTCG AACTCGAGACGCAGATCGAATTGCTCAGAGATACCCAGAGGAAATATTGCAACGTTCTGCGACTGTCGCGAGCTTTGGCGTCGCACTTTCATCACGTTGTCCAGACGCAACACGCTCTCGGAGAAGCGTTTTCCGAATTAGCGCAGAAATCGCCTGAGCTTCAGGAGGAGTTTCTGTACAATTCGGAAACGCAAagaaatttaactaaaaacgGCGAGACACTTCTAGGGGCCTTAAATTTCTTCGTTTCCTCTGTGAATACCTTGTGTAATAAAACGATCGAGGACACGCTGCTCACAGTGAGACAATACGAAACTGCGAG GATAGAGTACGATGCGTATAGAACAGATTTAGAGGCTCTTGTGCAAGCTACAAAGTCAGATAGTAACAATGCGGCGAGATTAGAGGAGGCACAGGCTAGTTATGAGGGGCACAAGcagaatttcgaaaaattgcgCTCGGACGTTTCCATTAAGTTGAAATTCTTGGATGAGAACAGG ATTAAAGTGATGCACAAGCAATTGCTGTTATTCCATAATGCTGTATCTGCCTACTTCTCGGGGAATCAAACCGCGTTGGAGGCAACTCTCAAACAATTTAACATCAAGGTGAAATCACCGAATTCCACTTTACCGTCGTGGCTGGAGCAGTAG
- the Arfip gene encoding arfaptin-2 isoform X1 — MSQITVTPSGMERSIHEMLKDAPSLNESDSAVHTGTPPPHVPNNCSSEAHPRPATINLNLGSPTTQIYVCIPTAVAVSPGTPVQNGDTQTMRTTQSKIESLKNWSISTYKCTKQLMYERLGKTSRTVDFELETQIELLRDTQRKYCNVLRLSRALASHFHHVVQTQHALGEAFSELAQKSPELQEEFLYNSETQRNLTKNGETLLGALNFFVSSVNTLCNKTIEDTLLTVRQYETARIEYDAYRTDLEALVQATKSDSNNAARLEEAQASYEGHKQNFEKLRSDVSIKLKFLDENRIKVMHKQLLLFHNAVSAYFSGNQTALEATLKQFNIKVKSPNSTLPSWLEQ, encoded by the exons ATGTCCCAGATTACGGTCACGCCAAGTGGGATGGAGCGCAGTATTCACGAAATGTTGAAGGACGCACCCTCCCTAAACGAGAGCGACAGCGCTGTGCACACCGGGACCCCGCCGCCTCACGTACCGAACAATTGCAGCAGTGAGGCCCATCCGAGACCAGCCACCATAAACCTGAACCTGGGAAGTCCTACGACTCAGATCT ACGTCTGTATTCCTACAGCGGTCGCGGTCTCGCCTGGCACGCCGGTTCAGAATGGCGACACGCAAACCATGCGCACCACCCAGAGCAAAATTGAGAGTCTGAAGAATTGGAGTATCTCCACGTACAAATGTACCAAGCAATTGATGTACGAGAGATTAGGGAAAACGTCGCGTACCGTAGACTTCG AACTCGAGACGCAGATCGAATTGCTCAGAGATACCCAGAGGAAATATTGCAACGTTCTGCGACTGTCGCGAGCTTTGGCGTCGCACTTTCATCACGTTGTCCAGACGCAACACGCTCTCGGAGAAGCGTTTTCCGAATTAGCGCAGAAATCGCCTGAGCTTCAGGAGGAGTTTCTGTACAATTCGGAAACGCAAagaaatttaactaaaaacgGCGAGACACTTCTAGGGGCCTTAAATTTCTTCGTTTCCTCTGTGAATACCTTGTGTAATAAAACGATCGAGGACACGCTGCTCACAGTGAGACAATACGAAACTGCGAG GATAGAGTACGATGCGTATAGAACAGATTTAGAGGCTCTTGTGCAAGCTACAAAGTCAGATAGTAACAATGCGGCGAGATTAGAGGAGGCACAGGCTAGTTATGAGGGGCACAAGcagaatttcgaaaaattgcgCTCGGACGTTTCCATTAAGTTGAAATTCTTGGATGAGAACAGG ATTAAAGTGATGCACAAGCAATTGCTGTTATTCCATAATGCTGTATCTGCCTACTTCTCGGGGAATCAAACCGCGTTGGAGGCAACTCTCAAACAATTTAACATCAAGGTGAAATCACCGAATTCCACTTTACCGTCGTGGCTGGAGCAGTAG
- the Gclc gene encoding glutamate--cysteine ligase isoform X2 produces MGLLSEGSPLSWEETKKLSDHVRKHGVIQFINLYKRLRDRQGDVLKWGDEVEYILVKFDDDAKTAKLSLRAVEILRILNEKENEDPDNVKSLWRPEYGAYMIEGTPGKPYGGLLAHFNVVEANMRYRRQEATKLLQPNEVLMSLTVFPRVGASDFTDPVTHPTPNTGASRSLFFPDEAIYPGHPRFKTLTRNIRERRQEKVAINIPIYKDENVPLLFKEDLGSKGDDGSSSKAAKDNHIYMDAMGFGMGCCCLQLTFQACNIEEARTLYDQLTPLCPIMLALTAASPFYRGYVSDVDCRWNVISSSVDCRTQEERGLKPLKENKFRISKSRYDSIDSYLSEQGEKYNDVPLTYDDEIYKQLLDNEIDHLLAQHIAHLFIRDSVSLFSEKIHQNDLEDTDHFENIQSTNWQTMRFKPPPPNSSIGWRVEFRPCEVQITDFENAAIVCFTVLLTRVILSYKLNLLIPISKVDQNMVRAQKRDAVKVEKFWFRRDITSDIKSDNTQLEYTEFTINEIINGKNGVFPGLVPLVNSYLANMNVDADTHCTIQRYLKLIQKRASGELLTTAAWLRKEVTSHAEYKHDAVITQRINYDLLKKIDSIVSSDISCPELLGQCVSSKTTDTIPAAVAKAEKCSTTNC; encoded by the exons ATGGGCCTGCTCTCCGAGGGAAGCCCGCTGAGCTGGGAGGAAACGAAGAAGCTGTCCGATCACGTGCGCAAGCATGGGGTTATCCAGTTTATTAACCTGTACAAGAGGCTCCGGGACAGGCAGGGAGACGTTCTCAAGTGGGGCGACGAG GTAGAATATATACTCGTAAAGTTCGACGATGATGCAAAAACTGCAAAGCTTAGTTTAAGAGCTGTGGAAATATTAAGAATCttaaatgagaaagaaaacgaAGATCCAGA TAATGTAAAGTCACTGTGGAGACCAGAATACGGCGCTTATATGATCGAGGGAACTCCAGGAAAACCGTATGGAGGATTATTAGCTCATTTTAACGTTGTCGAAGCTAATATGCGCTATCGAAGGCAAGAGGCAACAAAATTACTCCAACCTAATGAAGTCTTGATGTCACTAACTGTTTTCCCAAG AGTAGGAGCTTCTGATTTTACCGATCCTGTTACTCATCCGACACCCAATACTGGTGCCTCTAGGAGTTTGTTTTTCCCCGATGAAGCTATATATCCCGGTCACCCACGTTTCAAGACATTGACCAGGAACATTAGGGAACGACGTCAAGAAAAAGTTGCTATAAACATTCCTA TTTACAAAGACGAAAATGTGCCACTGTTATTCAAAGAAGATCTTGGCAGCAAGGGAGACGACGGGTCCTCATCAAAGGCAGCTAAAGataatcacatttatatgGACGCAATGGGTTTTGGGATGGGATGCTGTTGTTTGCAACTTACCTTTCAGGCATGTAACATAGAAGAAGCAAGAACGTTATACGACCAACTGACACCCTTATGTCCAATCATG TTGGCTTTAACCGCTGCCAGTCCATTTTATCGAGGCTATGTAAGTGATGTTGATTGTCGATGGAACGTCATATCTTCGTCGGTGGACTGCAGGACGCAAGAAGAACGTGGATTGAAACCTCTCAAAGAGAACAAGTTTAGGATCAGTAAGTCTAGGTACGATTCTATCGATTCGTATCTCAGCGAACAGGGTGAAAAATACAACGATGTCCCTTTGACGTACGATGACGAGATATATAAACAACTTTTGGATAATGAAATTGATCACCTGCTTGCGCAACACATAGCTCATTTGTTTATCAGAGATAGTGTCTccttattttccgaaaaaatcCATCAGAATGATCTGGAAGATACTGATCACTTTGAG AATATACAGTCTACGAACTGGCAAACTATGCGCTTTAAACCACCACCGCCAAACTCGTCTATCGGTTGGCGCGTAGAATTCCGTCCATGCGAAGTTCAAATCACGGACTTCGAAAATGCCGCGATAGTTTGTTTCACGGTACTATTGACGAGAGTCATTCTGAGTTACAAGCTGAACCTTTTAATCCCGATCAGTAAGGTTGATCAAAATATGGTCAGGGCTCAGAAAAGGGATGCAGTAAAAGTAGAGAAATTTTGGTTTCGTCGTGATATTACCTCCGACATAAAGTCTGACAACACTCAATTGGAATACACCGAGTTTACGATCAATGAAATTATCAATGGAAAG AATGGCGTTTTCCCTGGTCTTGTGCCACTTGTAAACTCGTATCTAGCTAACATGAATGTAGACGCTGATACACACTGCACTATCCAAAGATACCTAAAATTAATACAGAAACGAGCTTCTGGTGAGCTTTTAACAACTGCCGCATGGCTGAGAAAAGAAGTCACTTCGCATGCTGAATACAA gCACGATGCTGTAATAACACAGCGCATCAATTACGATCtactaaagaaaattgatagcATCGTCTCCAGCGATATATCGTGTCCGGAATTACTCGGACAGTGTGTATCGTCTAAAACTACCGATACCATACCTGCTGCCGTAGCTAAAGCGGAAAAGTGTTCAACAACAAATTGTTAA